A stretch of Zymoseptoria tritici IPO323 chromosome 1, whole genome shotgun sequence DNA encodes these proteins:
- the EXG3 gene encoding exo-beta-1,3-glucanase glycosyl hydrolase family 5 (exo-beta-1,3-glucanase, glycosyl hydrolase family 5. Seems to lack a signal peptide.) has translation MIAFRERGSTMTRREQTKIPIWTENGKSVSENGGDGGKSGDDEGEKKRQQEKAWHMNTPTTDKEEYRESVRRKDGSDTAVVVVLLLIIIPVAVVVSKKKGGTSTSSGGGGAVGGSSKPSNSNLDGVSQDSIPQEAKGTELDPFTWYDTMDMNVTYTGETVGGLSIMGLNDKWDDTTRANDKVPPLNEKFEYGKMPIRGMNVGGWLNLEPFITPSFFDGYTSRDGVVDEYTLTTKMGPITAKQTLEKHYSSWIQESTFKEIQAAGFDHVRIPFGYWAVTTYDGDPYVPKVAWRYMLRGIEWARKYGLRINLDLHGAPGSQNGWNHSGRQGAIGWLNGTDGTLNGDRTIDIHKQLATFFSQPRYKNLVTMYGLVNEPRMVELDSTAVITWTTSAFNAVRDSGFEGIIVFGDGFMGLDNWQGQLQSLDNLLLDVHQYVIFNVEQIVLNHHDKINFACGGWTAQALRSQNTATGFGPTLCGEWSQADTDCAKNLNNVGVGSRWEGTLNMAYTPGGSKDGNILDPTCPTGNNPRCSCEGANAAPGDYSDEYKKWLLMFAEAQMHSFEQGWGWFYWTWQTEGSAQWSYRTGLASGTMPKLAYERSFNCDGDIPDFGDLPEYY, from the exons ATGATCGCGTTCCGAGAGCGAGGGAGTACGATGACGAGACGAGAGCAGACCAAGATCCCGATCTGGACAGAGAACGGGAAGAGCGTGAGCGAGAacggaggagacggagggAAGAGCGGAGACGAcgaaggagagaagaagaggcagcaGGAGAAGGCCTGGCATATGAACACCCCAACAAC CGACAAAGAGGAGTATCGGGAAAGTGTGAGGAGGAAAGATGGGAGTGATA CTGCCGTGGTGGTTGTGCTACTGCTAATCATCATTCCCGTGGCGGTTGtggtgtcgaagaagaagggcggtACATCGACGAGCtcaggcggaggaggggcGGTGGGAGGTTCTTCCAAACCGTCGAACAGTAATCTGGATGGCGTATCGCAGGACAGCATACCCCAGGAAGCCAAGGGCACGGAACTGGATCCGTTTACGTGGTACGATACGATGGACATGAACGTCACATATACAGGAGAGACGGTTGGAGGACTCAGCATCATGGGCCTCAACGACAAATGGGACGACACCACAAGAGCGAACGACAAAGTCCCGCCGCTGAACGAAAAGTTCGAATATGGCAAAATGCCCATCCGAGGGATGAACGTCGGAGGTTGGCTCAACCTGGAACCATTCATCACACCATCCTTCTTCGACGGCTACACAAGTCGAGACGGCGTCGTCGACGAATACACCTTGACCACCAAAATGGGTCCTATCACCGCCAAACAGACCCTCGAAAAACACTACTCCTCATGGATCCAAGAATCCACTTTCAAGGAAATTCAAGCCGCGGGGTTCGACCACGTCCGTATTCCCTTCGGCTACTGGGCCGTGACAACCTACGACGGCGACCCTTACGTCCCTAAAGTAGCCTGGCGCTACATGCTCCGCGGCATTGAATGGGCGCGAAAATACGGTCTCCGCATCAATCTCGACCTGCACGGCGCTCCCGGCTCTCAAAATGGCTGGAACCATTCCGGTCGACAAGGTGCCATCGGATGGTTGAACGGCACCGACGGCACCCTGAACGGGGACCGCACCATTGACATCCACAAGCAACTCGcgaccttcttctcccaACCTCGCTATAAGAACTTGGTCACCATGTACGGCCTCGTCAACGAACCCCGCATGGTAGAACTCGACTCCACGGCCGTCATAACCTGGACGACCTCCGCCTTCAACGCCGTGCGCGACTCGGGCTTCGAGGGAatcatcgtcttcggcgaCGGTTTCATGGGTCTGGACAACTGGCAAGGGCAACTGCAGTCCCtcgacaacctcctcctcgacgtGCACCAGTACGTCATCTTCAACGTCGAGCAGATCGTGCTGAATCACCACGATAAGATCAACTTTGCGTGTGGCGGGTGGACGGCGCAAGCCCTTCGATCGCAGAATACAGCCACCGGATTTGGACCGACTTTATGTGGGGAATGGTCGCAAGCGGATACGGACTGTGCGAAGAATTTGAATAATGTCGGCGTGGGATCGAGGTGGGAAGGGACGCTGAATATGGCGTATACACCGGGTGGAAGTAAGGATGGGAATatcctcgatccgacgtgtCCGACGGGCAACAATCCGCGCTGTTCCTGCGAGGGTGCGAATGCGGCTCCGGGGGATTACTCGGATGAGTATAAGAAGTGGTTGTTGATGTTCGCCGAGGCGCAGATGCACTCGTTTGAGCAAGGCTGGGGGTGGTTTTACTGGACATGGCAGACGGAAGGGTCGGCGCAGTGGAGTTACCGAACGGGATTGGCGAGTGGGACGATGCCCAAGCTGGCGTATGAGAGGAGTTTTAATTGTGATGGGGATATTCCCGATTTTGGGGACCTGCCGGAGTATTATTGA